The Lycium barbarum isolate Lr01 chromosome 10, ASM1917538v2, whole genome shotgun sequence genome includes a region encoding these proteins:
- the LOC132615465 gene encoding pentatricopeptide repeat-containing protein At2g35030, mitochondrial-like — MLKLFLAPLKLRRFCNSASIKLQTKLHLINQPIKHYSLLPRIDYTCNQHVSRSNRIISKLSKEGQVEKARKLFDKMPEPDVVSWTAMISGYVRCGNIDKARELFDRADAKRDVVTWTAMLAAYAKTNRILEAEMLFNEMPEKNVVSWNSMIDGYARNGRIDEGLELFRKMGEKNVVSWNMVIAGLTRNGRINEAREFFYHMPEKNVVSFTTMIVGLSRNGKVDEARLLFDRIPERSVVSWNAMITGYTQNSRLEEAFELFEIMPEKTVSSWNTMIMGFIKNGDLSRARLLFDKMRQRDVISWSTMISGYVLEGRSEEALRNFCDMQMDGWVTPNEGTFVSVLGACSDLAGLSEGMQIHQVINKIIYQENEVVISALINMYSKCGDVATARKIFDDGLRGQKDLISWNVMIAAYAHHGCGREAINLLKEMLQMGFKPNDVTYVGLLAACSHSGLVEEGLKYFDELSRDDSIKLREDHYTCLVDLCGRAGRLKEALEVIARLPRTESAFIWGALLSGCNLHGDSETGKLAAIKLLGVEAKSSGTYLSLSKLFASKGKWKEAATVRTQMKDRGLKKQPGCSWIEVGNRVNVFLVGDTSHYETEVIRSVLGILHMKMKRRGCAPIDDFAMEEECPIIY; from the coding sequence ATGCTGAAACTATTCCTAGCTCCACTAAAGCTCAGGCGTTTCTGCAACTCAGCTAGTATTAAGCTTCAAACTAAACTTCACTTGATCAATCAACCCATAAAGCATTATTCTTTACTTCCCAGAATAGATTACACATGTAACCAACACGTTTCCAGGTCAAACAGGATTATTTCCAAGCTAAGTAAAGAGGGTCAGGTTGAAAAAGCAAGGAAGCTGTTTGACAAAATGCCTGAACCAGATGTGGTATCATGGACAGCGATGATTTCGGGTTATGTAAGATGTGGGAACATTGATAAAGCAAGGGAATTGTTTGACAGGGCCGATGCAAAGAGAGATGTTGTTACTTGGACAGCTATGCTTGCTGCTTATGCGAAGACGAATCGAATTCTTGAGGCTGAGATGCTTTTCAATGAAATGCCTGAGAAGAATGTTGTTTCTTGGAACAGTATGATTGATGGGTATGCAAGAAATGGTAGAATCGATGAGGGTTTGGAATTGTTTAGGAAAATGGGAGAGAAAAATGTGGTTTCTTGGAACATGGTTATAGCAGGATTGACTCGGAACGGGCGAATCAACGAGGCAAGAGAGTTTTTTTATCACATGCCTGAGAAGAATGTGGTGTCTTTTACTACAATGATAGTAGGGTTGTCGAGAAATGGGAAAGTCGATGAGGCTAGACTACTTTTTGATAGGATTCCTGAGCGGAGTGTGGTTTCTTGGAATGCAATGATTACTGGGTATACACAAAACTCAAGACTTGAAGAAGCGTTTGAATTGTTTGAGATAATGCCAGAAAAGACCGTGTCTTCATGGAATACAATGATCATGGGCTTCATAAAAAATGGGGATTTAAGCAGAGCTAGATTATTGTTTGATAAAATGAGGCAGAGAGATGTCATTTCTTGGTCAACGATGATTAGTGGCTATGTGTTAGAGGGGAGAAGTGAAGAAGCGCTGAGAAATTTCTGCGATATGCAAATGGATGGTTGGGTGACACCAAACGAAGGGACTTTTGTGAGTGTTTTGGGTGCTTGCAGTGACTTAGCCGGTCTTAGTGAAGGAATGCAAATTCACCAAGTAATtaacaaaataatttatcagGAGAATGAAGTGGTTATATCAGCACTTATAAATATGTATTCAAAATGTGGAGATGTAGCAACTGCAAGGAAAATATTTGATGATGGCTTGAGAGGCCAGAAAGATTTGATCTCTTGGAACGTTATGATTGCAGCTTACGCTCACCATGGGTGTGGAAGAGAGGCAATCAATCTCCTCAAAGAAATGCTGCAAATGGGATTTAAACCAAATGATGTGACTTATGTCGGATTGCTTGCTGCCTGCAGCCACTCGGGCTTGGTGGAGGAAGGGTTAAAGTACTTTGATGAGCTTTCTAGAGATGATTCGATAAAATTGAGAGAAGACCATTATACATGCCTTGTAGATCTATGCGGTCGAGCAGGGAGACTCAAAGAGGCATTGGAAGTTATCGCACGACTTCCAAGAACAGAATCAGCATTCATTTGGGGTGCTCTTCTTTCGGGTTGTAATCTTCATGGTGATTCAGAAACAGGAAAGTTGGCTGCAATTAAACTGTTAGGGGTCGAAGCAAAAAGTTCGGGGACCTATTTGTCGTTATCGAAATTGTTTGCTTCGAAAGGAAAGTGGAAAGAAGCTGCAACAGTGAGGACACAAATGAAGGACAGAGGATTGAAGAAGCAACCAGGCTGTAGCTGGATTGAAGTTGGGAACAGAGTTAATGTATTTTTAGTTGGTGATACATCTCATTATGAAACTGAGGTTATTCGCTCAGTACTTGGAATCCTTCATATGAAAATGAAAAGGAGGGGTTGTGCACCAATAGATGATTTTGCAATGGAAGAAGAATGTCCTATCATCTACTAA